A genomic segment from Deinococcus sp. YIM 77859 encodes:
- a CDS encoding cell division protein FtsQ/DivIB, translating to MTDPQPRARNRRITAVAEVPEPLSSASAPPAVPPAQEPPQPPKRRWARVGWSLVAVLVAGALVGSWFAFPIRTVKVLGNVRLSDAQVRRLAGLTPGFAWPYYGTWRAQGLRESPWIRSAVVTRRFPDTVTVQVVERVPFARWVRPDGQVVTLAEDGRVLPGARNVGALPLLSGWGPNRVRDALFALRALQRYNVQSVAYTPSGLTVKTATGSLWSGDLNTLLKYAGAIVQFPEQQIHIYPWGVSVQ from the coding sequence ATGACTGACCCGCAGCCGCGCGCCCGGAATCGCCGCATCACCGCGGTCGCCGAGGTGCCGGAACCTCTTTCCAGTGCCTCCGCTCCACCTGCCGTCCCACCCGCCCAGGAGCCTCCGCAGCCCCCAAAAAGGCGCTGGGCACGGGTAGGGTGGTCTCTGGTCGCCGTCTTGGTCGCCGGGGCCTTGGTGGGCAGTTGGTTCGCGTTTCCGATTCGCACGGTGAAGGTACTGGGAAACGTCCGGCTCTCGGACGCGCAGGTACGGCGGCTGGCGGGACTCACCCCAGGGTTTGCCTGGCCCTACTACGGAACCTGGCGCGCCCAGGGTCTGCGCGAGAGCCCCTGGATCCGCTCGGCGGTGGTGACGCGCCGCTTTCCGGACACGGTGACGGTACAGGTGGTGGAGCGGGTGCCCTTTGCGCGCTGGGTACGGCCCGACGGGCAGGTGGTGACGCTGGCGGAAGACGGCAGGGTGTTGCCCGGGGCACGGAACGTCGGGGCGCTGCCACTGCTCAGCGGTTGGGGACCGAACCGGGTGCGAGACGCCCTGTTCGCCCTGCGCGCATTGCAGCGCTACAATGTGCAGTCGGTTGCGTACACCCCATCCGGCCTGACGGTGAAAACAGCCACCGGCTCGCTGTGGAGTGGCGACCTGAACACCCTGCTGAAGTATGCTGGGGCTATCGTGCAATTCCCTGAACAGCAAATCCACATCTACCCCTGGGGGGTGAGCGTCCAGTAA
- a CDS encoding insulinase family protein translates to MTTTERLPALPAPGDRLGRYTVERVEDLPEMQGTLVLLRHDLGARHAHVARDDDNLAFGVTFPTVPKDSTGVAHILEHVVLMGSQKYPVPDPFFAMIPRSLNTFMNAMTASDWTTYPFSTRNEKDFFNLLSVYLDATFFPLLRYESFRQDGHRFEFETPDDPSTPLKLQGVVYNEMKGAMASPGSVMWRAFGKALYPDLTYANNSGGSPEDIPNLSYEALRAFHAAHYHPSNAFFYTYGRLDLSRVLSEIEAQVMSHFSPQTLDVSIPDQPSFDAPRRVEVSYPGTDVERGAQVSVAWKLGLATDPDENLRWSVLSDVLLGNPAAPLTRPLIESGLGSALADLSGYRDSFREAAFAAGLKGLSASKADAVETLVLNTLREIAEQGIDPALIESSLHQFEIQQREVSNSGYPYGLQVMFRLLGPWLYGGDPVTGLRLDAELNRLREDLERGQVFEPMIREGLLANPHRVTLVLTPDPELAARTEQAEQALIARLSANFTDEDRLRIVQESLRLKELQGQAPNPDVLPTLTLADVPPTVARVPYTTEEAGRALIGRVPQPTGGLTYLDVQVRLPEVPAELLDILPLYAYAVTRSGAAGQDYVGLARRIEAVTGGVNASVGVGGSPDDLDNLRLTFTWSGKALARNGAALVEVLRDIIQAPEFTRERLEQLLRQRLAGLKASVVSAGSAYAERLAAAQVSPAGFVEERWNGLTALAYLERVVESGEVDALLERFGRVRDLLLQGQPLLCLTATAEDLGLDLTPLTRQFRGQAPVGHPMPGTRPGGPQARTTDSPVAFNAVAYRTVPYIHPDSPALLVLSRLLRSEYLLKEIREKGGAYGGGAAFDARAGVFTLSSYRDPNIARTYEVFRQARAFLDTDLSERELTEAILGASKVLDPLTSPDTAGRLRFYSDQAGFTPEVQETYKARLLKVTLADLRRAADTWLTPNRAGYALVAGRDPNAETKALGLSFEVQPI, encoded by the coding sequence ATGACCACAACGGAACGCCTGCCTGCCTTGCCCGCCCCCGGTGACCGCCTGGGGCGCTACACCGTCGAGCGCGTCGAGGACCTCCCCGAAATGCAGGGCACGCTGGTGCTGCTGCGCCACGACCTGGGTGCGCGGCATGCCCATGTCGCCCGCGACGACGACAACCTCGCCTTTGGGGTGACCTTTCCGACGGTGCCCAAGGACTCCACCGGCGTCGCGCATATCCTCGAACACGTCGTGCTGATGGGCAGCCAGAAGTACCCGGTGCCCGACCCCTTCTTCGCCATGATTCCGCGCTCGCTCAACACCTTTATGAACGCGATGACGGCGAGCGACTGGACGACCTATCCCTTCTCCACCCGCAACGAGAAGGACTTTTTCAACCTGCTGAGCGTATACCTTGACGCCACCTTCTTTCCTCTGCTGCGCTACGAGAGCTTCCGGCAAGACGGGCACCGCTTTGAGTTCGAGACGCCCGACGATCCCAGCACCCCGCTCAAGCTTCAGGGCGTCGTGTACAACGAGATGAAGGGCGCGATGGCCTCGCCCGGCTCGGTGATGTGGCGGGCTTTTGGCAAGGCGCTCTACCCGGACCTCACCTATGCCAACAACAGCGGCGGTTCCCCAGAAGACATCCCCAACCTCAGCTACGAGGCGCTGCGGGCCTTTCACGCCGCCCACTATCATCCCAGTAATGCCTTTTTCTATACCTACGGGCGGCTCGACCTCTCCCGCGTGCTGAGCGAGATCGAGGCGCAGGTGATGAGCCACTTCAGCCCGCAGACCCTGGACGTGAGCATTCCCGACCAGCCCAGCTTCGACGCGCCGCGCCGGGTGGAGGTGAGTTACCCCGGGACCGACGTGGAGCGCGGCGCGCAGGTCAGCGTGGCCTGGAAGCTCGGCCTTGCGACCGACCCCGACGAGAACCTGCGCTGGAGCGTGCTCTCGGACGTGCTGCTGGGGAACCCCGCCGCGCCGCTGACCCGGCCCCTCATCGAGTCGGGGCTGGGAAGTGCTCTGGCGGACCTCTCCGGCTACCGCGACAGCTTTCGCGAGGCCGCCTTTGCTGCTGGGCTCAAGGGGCTCAGCGCGAGCAAGGCGGACGCCGTCGAAACGCTTGTGCTCAACACCCTGCGTGAGATCGCCGAGCAGGGGATTGACCCGGCGCTCATCGAAAGTAGCCTCCATCAGTTTGAGATCCAGCAGCGCGAGGTGTCCAACAGCGGCTATCCCTACGGCCTGCAGGTTATGTTCCGCCTGCTGGGGCCGTGGCTGTACGGGGGCGACCCCGTCACGGGGCTGCGCCTAGACGCCGAGCTGAACCGCCTGCGGGAAGACCTGGAGCGGGGTCAGGTGTTTGAGCCCATGATCCGGGAAGGCCTGCTCGCCAATCCGCACCGCGTCACCCTGGTCCTGACGCCCGACCCCGAGCTGGCGGCCCGCACCGAGCAGGCCGAGCAGGCGTTGATCGCGCGCCTCAGCGCGAACTTCACCGACGAGGACCGGCTGAGGATCGTGCAGGAGAGCCTGCGCCTCAAAGAACTCCAGGGGCAGGCGCCTAACCCGGACGTGCTGCCCACCCTCACGCTGGCGGACGTGCCGCCCACCGTGGCCCGCGTGCCCTACACCACCGAGGAGGCAGGCCGGGCGCTGATCGGCCGCGTGCCGCAGCCCACCGGGGGCCTGACCTACCTCGACGTGCAGGTGAGGCTGCCGGAGGTGCCCGCGGAGCTGCTGGACATCCTGCCGCTGTACGCCTACGCGGTGACCCGTAGCGGCGCGGCCGGACAGGATTACGTGGGGCTCGCCCGCCGCATCGAGGCCGTCACGGGCGGCGTGAATGCCAGTGTGGGTGTGGGGGGCAGCCCGGACGACCTCGACAACCTGCGCCTGACGTTCACCTGGAGCGGCAAGGCGCTCGCGCGCAATGGCGCCGCGCTCGTGGAGGTCCTGCGGGACATCATCCAAGCTCCCGAATTCACCCGCGAGCGGCTGGAGCAACTGCTTCGGCAGCGCCTCGCCGGGCTCAAGGCCAGCGTCGTGAGCGCCGGGAGCGCCTACGCCGAGCGGCTGGCCGCTGCGCAGGTCAGCCCCGCTGGGTTTGTGGAGGAACGCTGGAACGGCCTGACGGCGCTGGCGTACCTGGAACGCGTGGTGGAGAGCGGCGAGGTGGACGCTCTGCTGGAACGCTTTGGCCGGGTGCGCGACCTGCTCCTTCAGGGCCAGCCGCTCCTGTGCCTGACCGCGACCGCAGAAGACCTGGGGCTCGACCTCACGCCGCTCACGCGCCAATTCAGGGGGCAGGCACCCGTTGGGCACCCCATGCCCGGCACCCGCCCGGGTGGTCCGCAGGCCCGCACCACCGATTCACCGGTGGCCTTTAATGCGGTGGCCTACCGCACCGTGCCCTACATCCATCCCGACAGCCCGGCCCTGCTTGTGCTCTCGCGCCTGCTGCGCAGCGAGTACCTGCTCAAGGAAATCCGCGAGAAGGGCGGCGCGTACGGCGGCGGAGCGGCCTTTGACGCGCGGGCGGGGGTATTCACCCTCAGCTCCTACCGCGATCCGAACATCGCCCGTACCTATGAGGTTTTCCGCCAGGCCCGGGCCTTTCTCGACACGGACCTCAGCGAACGCGAGCTGACGGAAGCGATTCTGGGCGCCAGCAAGGTCCTCGATCCCCTCACCAGCCCCGACACGGCGGGAAGGTTGCGCTTCTACAGCGACCAGGCCGGCTTTACCCCCGAGGTGCAGGAGACCTACAAGGCTCGCCTGCTCAAGGTCACGCTGGCTGACCTCAGGCGCGCCGCAGACACCTGGCTGACTCCGAACCGCGCTGGCTACGCCCTCGTCGCCGGACGCGACCCCAATGCCGAGACGAAAGCGCTGGGCCTGAGCTTCGAGGTGCAGCCGATCTAG
- a CDS encoding 23S rRNA (pseudouridine(1915)-N(3))-methyltransferase RlmH — MRLHLITVGEPRLAYARAGWEEYEKRLRRYHRVQVTRVAGRTQAQESEAIARAAGRAPLILLDPRGEQFTSEGLSAYLDAQALAGVGELAFAVGGPEGHTNALRAGAHRLWSLGQLTLPHDLAMIVLLEALYRASTISAGEPYHRGGGRG; from the coding sequence ATGCGTCTACACCTGATCACGGTGGGTGAACCCAGGCTCGCCTATGCCCGCGCCGGCTGGGAAGAGTACGAGAAGCGGCTGCGGCGCTACCACCGGGTGCAGGTCACGCGCGTGGCAGGCCGAACACAGGCGCAGGAATCTGAGGCGATAGCCCGTGCAGCGGGACGCGCTCCCCTGATCCTGCTCGACCCGCGCGGCGAGCAGTTCACCAGCGAGGGCCTGAGCGCCTACCTCGACGCTCAGGCCCTCGCTGGTGTGGGTGAACTCGCCTTTGCGGTCGGCGGCCCCGAAGGCCACACGAACGCCCTGCGCGCCGGGGCGCACCGCCTGTGGAGTCTCGGGCAGCTCACCTTGCCGCACGACCTCGCCATGATCGTGCTTCTCGAGGCCCTGTACCGGGCTTCGACCATCAGCGCGGGAGAACCGTACCACCGGGGGGGTGGGCGGGGATGA
- the murC gene encoding UDP-N-acetylmuramate--L-alanine ligase has protein sequence MTDSPPRSSDSASLQSPPLHYHLMGIGGIGVSAFARLLAARGIRVSGCDTHLSELTEQLAREGIEVTLGHNPAHLRGVDVLIASEAVPKDHPELVAARAAGVEVRPRMALLDELLRAGPSVGVIGTHGKTTTTSMIAVAMQGAGLDPAAFVGGIVPEFGANARLGTGPFVAEVDESDRGFAALACETAVFTNAEDDHVGGNQATYWETVEQQHAAFARFVGQARRVLYCADWPGLETLVRRAGERLSYGQAEEATYRAVRLRPDAEGTHFTVTRWGEVLGEARVGLPGTHNVLNALAALAVTDLYGGDFGAAAAALAAFRGPGRRWQRVGELNGALIIDDYAHNATKVAAAVQAARQTGRRVRVVFQPHRYLRTQQSWPRLADALMAADEVLVLDIAAASEAPIPGIHATLVSDRMTRGGHRAARYLPDRAEVVRYLRETAGPGDVIVTMGAGDVWKLSRELVEA, from the coding sequence ATGACTGACTCTCCCCCCCGCTCCAGTGATTCGGCTTCTCTCCAGTCCCCACCCCTGCATTACCACCTGATGGGCATCGGCGGCATCGGCGTCAGCGCCTTTGCCAGGCTCCTGGCCGCCCGTGGCATCCGGGTCAGCGGGTGTGACACGCACCTGTCCGAACTCACCGAGCAGCTCGCGCGCGAGGGCATCGAGGTCACGCTCGGCCATAACCCCGCCCACCTGCGGGGAGTAGATGTGCTCATCGCCTCCGAAGCGGTGCCCAAGGACCACCCGGAGCTTGTCGCCGCGCGGGCGGCAGGCGTGGAGGTCCGGCCCCGAATGGCTCTGCTGGACGAGCTGCTGCGCGCAGGTCCCTCGGTGGGCGTGATCGGCACGCACGGCAAGACCACCACGACCTCTATGATCGCGGTGGCGATGCAGGGCGCGGGGCTGGACCCGGCGGCCTTCGTGGGTGGCATCGTGCCCGAGTTCGGCGCCAATGCCCGCCTGGGAACGGGGCCCTTCGTGGCCGAAGTGGACGAGTCCGACCGGGGCTTTGCGGCTCTGGCGTGCGAGACGGCGGTCTTCACAAACGCCGAGGACGACCACGTAGGCGGCAATCAGGCGACCTATTGGGAGACGGTGGAGCAGCAGCACGCCGCCTTTGCGCGCTTCGTGGGCCAGGCGCGCCGGGTGCTGTACTGTGCCGACTGGCCGGGGCTGGAGACGCTGGTCAGGCGCGCCGGGGAACGCCTGAGCTACGGGCAGGCCGAGGAGGCCACCTACCGCGCGGTGAGGCTCCGTCCAGACGCAGAGGGCACGCACTTCACCGTCACGCGCTGGGGCGAGGTGCTGGGTGAGGCGCGCGTTGGCCTGCCCGGCACCCACAACGTGCTGAATGCCCTCGCGGCCCTGGCCGTCACCGACCTGTACGGCGGAGACTTCGGGGCCGCCGCCGCCGCGCTTGCCGCCTTCCGGGGACCGGGCCGCCGCTGGCAGCGCGTCGGAGAGCTCAATGGAGCGCTGATTATCGATGACTACGCGCACAACGCCACCAAGGTCGCAGCGGCGGTACAGGCCGCGCGGCAGACCGGACGCCGCGTGCGGGTGGTGTTTCAGCCGCACCGCTACCTCCGCACCCAGCAGTCGTGGCCGCGCCTGGCCGACGCCCTGATGGCCGCCGACGAGGTGCTGGTGCTGGATATCGCGGCGGCCTCGGAAGCCCCCATCCCTGGGATTCACGCCACGCTTGTCAGCGACCGAATGACCCGGGGCGGGCACCGCGCGGCGCGGTACCTGCCGGACCGAGCGGAGGTGGTGCGGTACCTGCGCGAGACGGCAGGGCCAGGAGACGTCATCGTGACGATGGGCGCGGGGGATGTGTGGAAGCTCTCACGGGAACTGGTGGAAGCATGA
- the ftsZ gene encoding cell division protein FtsZ yields MQAARIRVIGLGGAGNNAVNRMIESGLEGVEFIAGNTDAQVLAKSHAEVRIQLGDRLTRGLGAGADPEVGEKAALEDRERIKEYIDGTDMLFITAGMGGGTGTGSAPVVAEIAREMGILTVAIVTRPFRFEGPKRARVAEEGIAKLTERVDGMIVVNNEKLLTAVDKKVSFREAFLIADRVLYYGVKGISDVINVEGMINLDFADVRNMLSNSGTVLMGIGAGRGEKVAEEAAMSAIHSPLLERGIEGARRILINVTGGYDLSMTDANEIVEKIRDATGFEDPDILFGITPDEAAGDEVRVTVIATGFNEGSLPAGLTLGKTGSRGTSIDTIVRPVRGQSGASAYDPKDYDIPAFLRNVGRD; encoded by the coding sequence ATGCAAGCGGCCAGAATTCGCGTGATTGGCTTGGGCGGGGCGGGAAACAACGCCGTGAACCGCATGATCGAATCGGGACTCGAGGGCGTCGAGTTCATCGCCGGGAATACGGACGCGCAGGTGCTCGCCAAGAGCCATGCCGAGGTTCGCATTCAACTCGGCGACCGCCTGACCCGCGGCCTGGGCGCGGGCGCTGATCCCGAGGTGGGGGAAAAGGCGGCCCTCGAGGACCGCGAGCGAATCAAGGAATACATTGACGGCACCGACATGCTGTTTATCACGGCCGGAATGGGCGGCGGCACCGGGACGGGCTCCGCGCCGGTGGTGGCCGAGATCGCCCGCGAGATGGGGATCTTAACGGTCGCCATCGTGACTCGGCCTTTTCGGTTTGAGGGGCCCAAGCGGGCACGGGTGGCTGAAGAAGGCATCGCCAAGCTCACCGAGCGCGTCGACGGCATGATCGTGGTGAACAACGAAAAGCTGCTCACCGCGGTGGACAAAAAGGTCTCGTTCCGCGAGGCCTTTCTGATCGCTGACCGGGTGCTGTACTACGGCGTTAAGGGCATCAGCGACGTGATCAATGTCGAGGGCATGATCAACCTTGACTTCGCGGACGTGCGCAACATGCTCTCCAACTCCGGCACGGTGCTGATGGGCATCGGCGCGGGCCGCGGCGAGAAGGTGGCCGAGGAAGCGGCGATGAGCGCGATCCATTCGCCCCTGCTTGAGCGCGGCATCGAGGGCGCTCGGCGCATCCTGATCAACGTGACGGGCGGCTACGACCTCTCCATGACGGACGCGAACGAGATCGTAGAAAAGATTCGGGACGCGACCGGCTTCGAGGACCCCGATATCCTCTTTGGCATCACGCCCGACGAGGCCGCCGGGGACGAGGTGCGGGTGACCGTCATCGCGACCGGCTTCAACGAGGGCTCTTTGCCGGCGGGCCTCACCCTGGGCAAGACGGGGAGCCGCGGCACCAGCATCGATACCATCGTACGCCCCGTTCGTGGGCAGTCCGGTGCGAGCGCGTACGACCCCAAGGACTACGACATTCCCGCCTTCCTGCGGAACGTCGGGCGCGACTAA
- the rsmI gene encoding 16S rRNA (cytidine(1402)-2'-O)-methyltransferase encodes MTAEVPTPRVWLVPTPVGNLGDLTFRAVEVLRACDAVACEDTRRTGALLAHLGIGKPLVRLDAHTMHRAPQVLEAYPRLAYVSDAGTPGISDPGAELVRAAVAAGMAVEVLPGPTAFVPALVLSGLPSARFTFEGFLPRSGRERKERLLAVAARPETTVLYESPHRLCATLADLASVCGGTRPASVTRELSKKFEETVRGTLAELAAHFAAGVRGELVVVVAGRSPGEATPGEEAPNHAALARGWAEEGKSAREIRELLIAHGLRKNDAYALALQVTQAR; translated from the coding sequence GTGACGGCTGAGGTGCCCACGCCCCGGGTGTGGCTGGTGCCCACCCCGGTTGGAAACCTCGGGGACCTCACCTTCCGGGCGGTGGAGGTGCTGCGGGCGTGTGACGCGGTGGCTTGCGAGGACACCCGGCGCACAGGAGCCCTGCTGGCCCACCTGGGCATCGGGAAGCCGCTGGTGCGCCTCGACGCCCATACCATGCACCGTGCCCCACAGGTGCTGGAGGCGTATCCTCGCCTCGCCTACGTCAGCGACGCGGGCACACCGGGCATCAGCGATCCGGGGGCAGAGCTGGTGCGGGCAGCGGTGGCGGCGGGCATGGCGGTGGAGGTTCTGCCCGGCCCGACCGCCTTTGTCCCCGCGTTGGTCCTGTCGGGGTTGCCCAGTGCCCGCTTCACCTTCGAGGGCTTCTTGCCCCGCTCGGGCCGGGAACGCAAGGAACGTCTCTTGGCCGTCGCGGCTCGTCCTGAGACGACCGTGCTGTACGAGAGCCCACACCGCCTCTGCGCCACCCTGGCCGATCTGGCCAGCGTTTGTGGGGGCACGCGGCCGGCGAGCGTCACCCGCGAACTCTCCAAGAAGTTCGAGGAGACGGTTCGCGGAACGCTGGCGGAACTGGCGGCCCACTTCGCAGCGGGTGTGCGCGGCGAGCTGGTGGTGGTGGTCGCGGGTCGTTCGCCGGGTGAGGCCACGCCTGGCGAAGAGGCGCCCAACCACGCGGCGCTGGCGCGCGGCTGGGCGGAAGAGGGCAAGAGTGCCCGCGAAATCCGGGAATTGCTGATCGCGCACGGTTTGCGTAAGAATGACGCTTATGCGCTGGCCCTCCAGGTCACGCAGGCAAGATGA
- the pfkA gene encoding 6-phosphofructokinase, giving the protein MTDIPHLTPHPNPAGIKRLAVLTSGGDAPGMNAAIRAVVRTATFQGIEVVGVRRGFSGLHRGDLRLIGPRDVANTIQRGGTLLLTARSATWRTPEGRAKGAAHLRAWEVDGLIVIGGDGSFHGAHFLQEEHGIPVIGIPGTIDNDLYGTDHTIGYFTAVETALDAVDKLRDTGASHERIFVIEVMGRHAGHIALEVAVSGGAEEVFIPEDPRPVEGVVQIVQDSVAKGKASSIIIVAEGYPGGAEGVARAIEAGTGLETRVSILGHIQRGGAPVSSDRVLASRLGEAAVYALMEGRKGVMVGRVNGETTYTPLPETWEKRKDVSRDLYRCAKMLSV; this is encoded by the coding sequence GTGACCGACATTCCTCACCTGACTCCTCACCCCAATCCGGCCGGGATCAAGCGGCTCGCTGTCCTCACCAGCGGCGGCGACGCGCCCGGCATGAACGCCGCGATTCGCGCGGTGGTCCGCACCGCCACCTTTCAGGGCATTGAGGTGGTGGGCGTGCGCCGCGGCTTTTCAGGGCTACACCGCGGCGACCTGCGTCTGATCGGCCCCCGAGACGTGGCGAACACCATTCAGCGCGGCGGCACCCTCCTGCTCACGGCCCGCAGCGCGACCTGGCGCACCCCGGAGGGCCGGGCGAAGGGCGCGGCCCACCTGCGCGCGTGGGAGGTCGACGGTCTGATCGTGATTGGCGGTGACGGCAGTTTTCATGGCGCGCACTTCCTCCAGGAAGAACACGGCATTCCCGTGATCGGCATTCCCGGCACCATCGACAATGACCTGTACGGCACGGACCACACCATCGGCTACTTCACGGCGGTCGAGACGGCCCTGGATGCGGTCGACAAACTGCGCGATACCGGGGCCTCGCACGAGCGCATCTTCGTGATCGAGGTGATGGGCCGTCATGCCGGACATATCGCGCTGGAGGTGGCCGTCTCCGGCGGCGCAGAGGAAGTCTTTATCCCCGAGGATCCCCGGCCGGTGGAAGGTGTGGTCCAGATCGTGCAAGACAGCGTCGCCAAGGGCAAGGCCAGCTCCATCATCATCGTCGCGGAGGGGTATCCCGGGGGTGCGGAGGGGGTCGCGCGGGCGATCGAGGCGGGCACCGGGCTGGAAACCCGGGTCAGTATTCTGGGGCACATCCAGCGCGGGGGCGCGCCGGTCAGCAGTGACCGGGTGCTGGCGAGCCGCCTGGGTGAAGCCGCAGTGTACGCGCTGATGGAGGGCCGCAAGGGCGTGATGGTGGGCCGAGTGAACGGTGAGACCACGTACACGCCCCTGCCCGAAACCTGGGAGAAACGCAAGGACGTGAGCCGCGACCTCTACCGCTGCGCGAAGATGCTCAGCGTCTGA
- the ftsA gene encoding cell division protein FtsA — protein MKDNPIIVGLDIGTTKITTVIGEVAPNGTVDIIGEGSVPSEGMKRGAVVNLERATHAIRQSVQNAERVSGVRVESVFVSVAGNHVKAITSHGLAAIRRNQEIAQSDVDRAIENARAVPLDPNLEIIHTLPQEYVVDGQEGIKNPVGMHGVRLEVDVHIVAGTAGPLLNLRRCVQEAGLKVEGFVLQALASGLATLEAAEQAQTVIVIDMGGGTTDVGVFKRGNLAHSACIPIGGDHVTGDLAQLLKIPHEEAENVKRRYGAALPELADQDLTLEITTAGGSTHAISAFELSRIIKPRLSEIFGMVRDEIDQGLGPVELVAQSVVLTGGASQLRGTSELARDRFRLPVRLGRPRGIGGLTDIVSGPAHSTGVGLVLYGIGQDGKVPLSVFRDEPEPAPAPKAAASGAKGAAQSQASEVTVVTPPPPSPPAKKEKDKGNFMDRVRSIFKDWL, from the coding sequence ATGAAGGACAACCCGATTATTGTGGGGCTGGACATCGGCACCACCAAAATCACCACCGTGATCGGCGAGGTCGCCCCGAACGGGACCGTTGACATCATCGGCGAGGGCAGTGTGCCCAGCGAGGGCATGAAGCGCGGAGCGGTGGTGAATCTGGAGCGCGCCACGCACGCCATTCGCCAGTCGGTGCAGAATGCCGAACGCGTCAGCGGCGTGCGTGTTGAGAGCGTGTTCGTGTCGGTCGCCGGCAACCACGTCAAGGCGATCACCAGCCACGGCCTGGCCGCTATTCGCCGCAACCAGGAGATCGCTCAGTCGGACGTGGACCGCGCCATCGAAAATGCCCGCGCGGTGCCGCTCGACCCCAACCTGGAGATCATCCACACCCTGCCGCAGGAATACGTGGTGGACGGCCAGGAAGGCATCAAGAACCCGGTCGGCATGCACGGCGTTCGGCTGGAGGTGGACGTGCACATCGTGGCCGGGACGGCCGGGCCGCTCCTGAACCTGCGCCGCTGCGTGCAGGAGGCTGGCCTCAAGGTCGAAGGCTTCGTGTTGCAGGCCCTGGCCTCTGGCCTCGCCACATTGGAGGCGGCCGAACAGGCCCAGACGGTCATTGTGATTGACATGGGCGGCGGCACCACCGACGTGGGCGTCTTCAAGCGTGGCAACCTGGCCCACTCGGCCTGCATTCCCATCGGCGGAGACCACGTGACCGGCGACCTCGCCCAGCTGCTCAAGATTCCGCACGAGGAAGCCGAGAACGTGAAGCGGCGGTACGGCGCGGCGCTGCCGGAACTCGCCGACCAGGATCTCACGCTGGAGATCACGACGGCGGGCGGCAGCACGCACGCGATCAGCGCCTTTGAGCTCTCGCGCATCATCAAGCCGCGGCTCTCGGAGATTTTCGGCATGGTCCGCGACGAGATTGATCAGGGGCTGGGGCCGGTCGAGCTTGTCGCGCAGAGCGTGGTGCTCACCGGAGGCGCGAGCCAGCTGCGCGGCACCAGCGAACTCGCTCGCGACCGCTTCCGGCTCCCCGTTCGGCTGGGCCGTCCGCGCGGCATCGGGGGCCTGACCGATATCGTGAGCGGTCCCGCGCACTCGACCGGCGTGGGTCTGGTGCTGTACGGCATCGGGCAGGACGGCAAGGTGCCGCTCTCGGTGTTCCGCGACGAACCGGAGCCGGCCCCCGCACCCAAGGCCGCGGCCAGTGGCGCCAAAGGTGCCGCCCAGTCCCAGGCCAGCGAAGTCACGGTGGTGACGCCCCCGCCGCCGAGTCCTCCTGCCAAAAAGGAGAAGGACAAGGGCAACTTTATGGACCGGGTACGAAGCATCTTCAAGGACTGGTTGTAA
- a CDS encoding UDP-N-acetylmuramate dehydrogenase has protein sequence MTASPVTRSRTGARVERLPLSRFTTLGVGGEAEVWFVGTHEQLAEAMEAPYRVLGGGSNLVVADEGVPERVIRLTGPFAEADLVPDPALSDPPTVVTGWVGGGMPLPGLIRRLQKLGLGNLEGTVGIPAQVGGAVWMNAGTRFGEMFDGLHTLELVTPQGVRQVTPLDLDWGYRRSGIPRGHVVTRVRLKLRSSTPEEVRARMDLADQARKGQPKMKTPGCAFKNPGGVSAGKLIDEAGLKGTRIGNAMIAPEHGNFIVNLGGASSADVHALLNLIRERVGVPLELEYELWPEEG, from the coding sequence ATGACGGCCTCTCCCGTCACCAGGAGCCGCACGGGCGCGCGGGTCGAACGTCTGCCGCTCTCGCGCTTCACCACGCTGGGCGTGGGCGGCGAGGCCGAGGTGTGGTTCGTGGGCACCCATGAGCAGCTCGCGGAGGCGATGGAGGCGCCGTACCGCGTCCTGGGTGGCGGCAGCAACCTGGTCGTGGCCGACGAGGGGGTGCCCGAGCGGGTGATTCGCCTCACCGGGCCCTTTGCGGAGGCCGATCTCGTACCTGATCCGGCCCTCAGCGACCCACCGACGGTGGTGACCGGCTGGGTGGGGGGCGGCATGCCCCTTCCCGGCCTCATTCGCCGGCTTCAGAAGCTGGGCCTGGGCAACCTGGAGGGCACCGTGGGGATTCCCGCTCAGGTGGGCGGTGCGGTGTGGATGAACGCGGGCACCCGCTTCGGGGAGATGTTCGACGGCCTGCACACCCTGGAGCTCGTGACGCCGCAGGGCGTGCGGCAGGTAACTCCCCTGGACCTCGACTGGGGGTACCGCCGTAGCGGCATTCCCCGCGGCCACGTGGTCACCCGCGTGCGCCTGAAGTTGCGCTCCTCCACCCCAGAAGAGGTGCGGGCGAGGATGGACCTGGCCGACCAAGCCCGCAAGGGTCAGCCCAAGATGAAGACACCCGGCTGCGCCTTTAAGAACCCGGGCGGCGTCAGCGCCGGAAAACTCATCGACGAGGCGGGCCTCAAGGGAACCCGGATCGGCAACGCCATGATCGCCCCCGAGCACGGTAACTTCATTGTCAACCTTGGCGGGGCGAGCAGCGCCGACGTCCACGCCCTGCTGAACCTGATTCGGGAGCGTGTGGGCGTGCCCTTGGAACTCGAATACGAACTCTGGCCGGAAGAGGGCTGA